In a single window of the Vitis vinifera cultivar Pinot Noir 40024 chromosome 6, ASM3070453v1 genome:
- the LOC100267175 gene encoding uncharacterized protein LOC100267175 isoform X2 yields MDSANPSPVRVLIRSPSSPTPTTSSPSPIPSAPPPDPPPSSSLQPRPSENVVVVGFIGRRPDDVSHLMNRILDLNAFGSGNLEKGLCIEKEEVKGWFESRRISYYHDEEKGILFLQYCSTGCPAMEGFLQTDWGFDSALEEREFGDLQGMLFMFAVCHVIIYIQEGSRFDTQVLKKFRVLQAAKHSLAPFVRSRTTPTSISTSRPPSSRPSLSATSSNNPSPGRGGGSSNRNTSSISLMSGLGSYASLFPGQCNPVTLFVFLDDFSDVLNPTSNVDESTDNSFNQSSSLSNLARPSLPTKGSGSVVVLARPGSKSEGGFRKKLQSSLEAQIRFLIKKCRTLTGSETHSASRGGGVSSSAPLFSLDASRAVSLLDRSTNQKGESLEFATALVEDVLNGKATSDSLLLESHSQNANKEDILSVKEFIYRQSDILRGRGGLVTNTNSGSAAGVGMVAVAAAAAAASAASGKTFTTPELPSLEIWLSSSQLILQGVLSAKRGCIDEIEMTKRKPRQRNNVPPQIEGITTKGADPLDIAVSWLESGKELNMKFSTLWCERALPAAKEVYLKDLPALYPTSLHEAHLEKTLHAFRSMVKGPAVQLFTKKLEDECTSIWRSGRQLCDAVSLTGKPCMHQRHDIETGGSLLGTAVKPHSSGFVFLHACACGRSRKLRADPFDFETANITSNCFPDCDRFLPALQLPKMIDAGPIQPLSWNLIRVGGTKYYEPSKGLLQSGFHATQKFLLKWIIFLEKHRIQNGSPVSAVQQGSLIRSSIDPNVDLIANVEIKKAGAFQLYQRDTHNTVENERKPLEDIKSDDKKISFGRGLPKFTMRKPFSEVVAGSATVDSGFPPLQQMKQPSLGSEKGIKQSSARDRSAEQVHETADFQGSQKLEEYSSVLETLNGSNANGYTGSDPFLQIGSNLIPVTVNGGGNIKLNTSLKHVAVYVGFEHECPHGHRFILTPQHLNELGSSHSFPEDSHLSASMENLDHKVADPPKLGKNGGHGKGHRHSNGMAATATNKLRNFDKSKETLANGSQHLDALVQFSGLGREQNQTSIGSSTLPNSVKDLGESMQSVNLDDGGGAFSLLNRNLPIYMNCPHCKFSKNKKDLSNVKFAGAISQLQRIFLASCLPPSIPDREKQLQFSLGCRVILPPESFLTLRLPFVYGVQLEDRSLLPLNPFDHQPELTAWITKGTTLQIMSKGSNLDEQFGT; encoded by the exons ATGGATTCAGCTAACCCCTCACCGGTGCGAGTCCTAATTCGCTCACCATCATCCCCTACACCCACCACCTCATCTCCCTCTCCAATCCCCTCCGCGCCGCCGCCCGACCCGCCTCCGTCCTCGTCGCTGCAGCCACGCCCTTCTGAGAACGTCGTTGTTGTGGGCTTCATTGGGCGCAGACCCGACGACGTATCCCACCTCATGAATCGGATCCTTGACCTGAATGCGTTCGGGTCGGGCAATCTGGAGAAGGGTTTGTGTATCGAGAAAGAGGAAGTGAAAGGGTGGTTCGAGAGTAGGAGAATTAGCTATTACCACGATGAGGAAAAGGGGATTTTGTTTTTGCAGTATTGTTCCACTGGGTGTCCGGCGATGGAAGGGTTTTTGCAGACGGATTGGGGTTTCGATTCGGCTTTGGAGGAACGCGAGTTTGGGGACCTTCAAGGAATGCTCTTCATGTTCGCT GTTTGCCATGTAATCATATATATTCAGGAGGGTTCGCGCTTTGATACccaagttttgaaaaaatttcgaGTGTTACAAGCTGCTAAGCACAGTTTGGCTCCATTTGTGAGATCCCGAACTACACCAACATCAATATCTACATCTAGACCTCCATCGTCACGACCGTCTTTATCAGCCACCTCCTCTAATAATCCTTCTCCAGGCAGAGGTGGTGGCAGTTCAAATCGTAACACTTCATCTATTTCTCTCATGTCAGGTTTAGGTTCTTATGCATCTTTGTTTCCAGGACAGTGTAATCCAGTCACCCTGTTTGTTTTTCTGGATGATTTTTCAGATGTGCTTAATCCCACTTCTAATGTAGACGAGTCAACAGATAACTCATTTAACCAATCTTCTAGTTTGAGCAATTTAGCTAGGCCAAGCCTGCCCACAAAAGGTTCTGGTTCAGTTGTTGTGCTAGCTCGCCCTGGAAGTAAATCAGAAGGCGGTTTCAGGAAGAAACTGCAGTCATCTCTTGAAGCACAGATTcgttttttgattaaaaaatgcCGAACACTCACAGGATCTGAAACTCATTCTGCGTCAAGGGGTGGGGGCGTTTCAAGTTCAGCACCTTTATTTTCACTTGATGCATCAAGGGCTGTTTCACTGTTAGACAGATCTACCAACCAGAAAGGTGAATCTCTTGAATTTGCTACTGCCCTTGTGGAAGACGTTTTGAATGGAAAGGCAACCTCAGATTCTCTTTTGCTCGAAAGCCATAGTCAAAATGCAAACAAAGAGGACATTCTATCTGTAAAAGAGTTCATTTACAGGCAGTCTGATATCTTAAGAGGGAGAGGGGGGTTAGTCACTAACACCAACAGTGGCTCAGCTGCTGGTGTTGGTATGGTGGCTGTTGCTGCGGCTGCTGCTGCTGCCTCAGCTGCTTCAGGAAAGACATTTACTACTCCTGAACTTCCAAGTTTGGAGATCTGGTTATCTTCTAGCCAACTTATTCTACAAGGAGTTCTCTCAGCAAAACGTGGATGCATAGATGAAATTGAAATGACTAAAAGGAAACCCCGTCAACGTAACAATGTGCCACCACAGATTGAAGGGATAACTACAAAAGGTGCAGATCCTCTTGACATTGCAGTATCTTGGCTGGAAAGTGGTAAAGAACTAAACATGAAGTTTTCAACTTTGTGGTGTGAAAGAGCCTTGCCGGCTGCTAAGGAGGTTTACTTGAAAGACTTGCCAGCTCTTTATCCAACTTCACTGCATGAAGCCCACTTAGAGAAGACTTTACATGCCTTCCGCTCAATGGTTAAGGGACCTGCAGTGCAACTCTTCACAAAAAAGCTGGAGGATGAATGCACATCTATCTGGAGATCCGGGAGGCAACTATGCGATGCTGTTAGTTTGACAGGAAAACCCTGTATGCACCAGAGACATGATATTGAAACCGGTGGCTCACTTTTAGGGACAGCAGTCAAGCCACATTCTAGTGGATTTGTTTTCCTTCATGCTTGTGCTTGTGGCCGTTCACGGAAGCTGCGTGCTGacccttttgattttgaaaCAGCCAATATTACTTCCAATTGTTTTCCAGACTGTGACAGGTTTCTTCCTGCACTCCAATTACCAAAAATGATCGATGCAGGACCAATTCAACCCCTATCATGGAATTTGATTCGAGTTGGTGGGACAAAGTACTATGAACCTTCTAAAGGCTTACTTCAGAGTGGGTTCCATGCCACTCAAAAGTTTCTTTTGAAatggataatttttttagagaaacatAGAATCCAAAATGGTTCTCCAGTAAGTGCTGTGCAACAGGGTTCTCTAATCAGGTCAAGTATAGACCCCAATGTTGACTTGATTGCCAATGTAGAGATAAAGAAAGCTGGTGCTTTTCAATTGTACCAACGAGACACACACAATACagttgaaaatgaaagaaaacctTTGGAGGATATTAAGTCTGATGATAAAAAAATCAGCTTTGGTAGAGGTCTTCCCAAGTTTACAATGAGAAAACCTTTTTCTGAGGTTGTTGCTGGATCAGCAACAGTTGATTCAGGATTTCCTCCTCTTCAGCAGATGAAACAGCCTTCATTAGGTTCAGAAAAGGGTATCAAGCAAAGTAGTGCTAGGGATAGGAGTGCTGAACAGGTTCATGAAACTGCTGATTTTCAAGGCTCTCAAAAATTGGAAGAATATTCTTCTGTTCTGGAAACCTTAAATGGGAGCAATGCTAATGGCTACACAGGTAGTGACCCATTTTTACAAATAGGTAGTAATTTAATTCCAGTGACCGTAAATGGTGGTGgaaatatcaaattaaacacTTCTTTGAAGCATGTAGCAGTGTATGTTGGATTTGAGCATGAATGCCCCCATGGACATCGTTTTATACTCACGCCACAGCATCTAAATGAACTTGGATCCTCACATTCATTCCCTGAAGATTCCCATTTGTCTGCATCTATGGAAAATTTGGATCACAAAGTGGCAGATCCTCCAAAATTGGGAAAGAATGGTGGACATGGCAAAGGTCATCGACACTCAAATGGGATGGCTGCTACTGCTACAAATAAGCTGAGAAATTTTGATAAGTCAAAAGAGACATTGGCTAATGGCAGTCAGCACTTAGATGCTCTGGTGCAGTTCTCAGGACTAGGAAGGGAACAGAACCAGACATCAATTGGCTCGTCAACACTCCCTAATTCTGTAAAAGATCTTGGAGAAAGCATGCAGTCTGTTAACCTTGATGATGGTGGAGGTGCTTTCTCCCTTTTGAATAGAAATTTACCAATATACATGAACTGCCCACACTGCAAGTTCTCCAAGAATAAGAAGGATCTGTCAAATGTTAAGTTTGCGGGCGCAATATCACAGCTTCAAAGGATTTTTCTG GCATCTTGCCTGCCTCCATCCATTCCAGACCGTGAGAAACAATTGCAGTTCAGCCTTGGATGTCGTGTGATCCTACCACCAGAGAGTTTCCTTACACTTAGACTCCCATTTGTCTATGGTGTACAACTGGAGGATAGAAGTTTGCTTCCTCTTAACCCTTTTGATCATCAGCCCGAACTAACTGCCTGGATTACCAAGGGCACAACATTGCAGATCATGTCCAAGGGAAGCAATCTAGATGAGCAGTTTGGAACGTAA
- the LOC100267175 gene encoding uncharacterized protein LOC100267175 isoform X1, giving the protein MDSANPSPVRVLIRSPSSPTPTTSSPSPIPSAPPPDPPPSSSLQPRPSENVVVVGFIGRRPDDVSHLMNRILDLNAFGSGNLEKGLCIEKEEVKGWFESRRISYYHDEEKGILFLQYCSTGCPAMEGFLQTDWGFDSALEEREFGDLQGMLFMFAVCHVIIYIQEGSRFDTQVLKKFRVLQAAKHSLAPFVRSRTTPTSISTSRPPSSRPSLSATSSNNPSPGRGGGSSNRNTSSISLMSGLGSYASLFPGQCNPVTLFVFLDDFSDVLNPTSNVDESTDNSFNQSSSLSNLARPSLPTKGSGSVVVLARPGSKSEGGFRKKLQSSLEAQIRFLIKKCRTLTGSETHSASRGGGVSSSAPLFSLDASRAVSLLDRSTNQKGESLEFATALVEDVLNGKATSDSLLLESHSQNANKEDILSVKEFIYRQSDILRGRGGLVTNTNSGSAAGVGMVAVAAAAAAASAASGKTFTTPELPSLEIWLSSSQLILQGVLSAKRGCIDEIEMTKRKPRQRNNVPPQIEGITTKGADPLDIAVSWLESGKELNMKFSTLWCERALPAAKEVYLKDLPALYPTSLHEAHLEKTLHAFRSMVKGPAVQLFTKKLEDECTSIWRSGRQLCDAVSLTGKPCMHQRHDIETGGSLLGTAVKPHSSGFVFLHACACGRSRKLRADPFDFETANITSNCFPDCDRFLPALQLPKMIDAGPIQPLSWNLIRVGGTKYYEPSKGLLQSGFHATQKFLLKWIIFLEKHRIQNGSPVSAVQQGSLIRSSIDPNVDLIANVEIKKAGAFQLYQRDTHNTVENERKPLEDIKSDDKKISFGRGLPKFTMRKPFSEVVAGSATVDSGFPPLQQMKQPSLGSEKGIKQSSARDRSAEQVHETADFQGSQKLEEYSSVLETLNGSNANGYTGSDPFLQIGSNLIPVTVNGGGNIKLNTSLKHVAVYVGFEHECPHGHRFILTPQHLNELGSSHSFPEDSHLSASMENLDHKVADPPKLGKNGGHGKGHRHSNGMAATATNKLRNFDKSKETLANGSQHLDALVQFSGLGREQNQTSIGSSTLPNSVKDLGESMQSVNLDDGGGAFSLLNRNLPIYMNCPHCKFSKNKKDLSNVKFAGAISQLQRIFLVTPPFPVILATCPVVQFEASCLPPSIPDREKQLQFSLGCRVILPPESFLTLRLPFVYGVQLEDRSLLPLNPFDHQPELTAWITKGTTLQIMSKGSNLDEQFGT; this is encoded by the exons ATGGATTCAGCTAACCCCTCACCGGTGCGAGTCCTAATTCGCTCACCATCATCCCCTACACCCACCACCTCATCTCCCTCTCCAATCCCCTCCGCGCCGCCGCCCGACCCGCCTCCGTCCTCGTCGCTGCAGCCACGCCCTTCTGAGAACGTCGTTGTTGTGGGCTTCATTGGGCGCAGACCCGACGACGTATCCCACCTCATGAATCGGATCCTTGACCTGAATGCGTTCGGGTCGGGCAATCTGGAGAAGGGTTTGTGTATCGAGAAAGAGGAAGTGAAAGGGTGGTTCGAGAGTAGGAGAATTAGCTATTACCACGATGAGGAAAAGGGGATTTTGTTTTTGCAGTATTGTTCCACTGGGTGTCCGGCGATGGAAGGGTTTTTGCAGACGGATTGGGGTTTCGATTCGGCTTTGGAGGAACGCGAGTTTGGGGACCTTCAAGGAATGCTCTTCATGTTCGCT GTTTGCCATGTAATCATATATATTCAGGAGGGTTCGCGCTTTGATACccaagttttgaaaaaatttcgaGTGTTACAAGCTGCTAAGCACAGTTTGGCTCCATTTGTGAGATCCCGAACTACACCAACATCAATATCTACATCTAGACCTCCATCGTCACGACCGTCTTTATCAGCCACCTCCTCTAATAATCCTTCTCCAGGCAGAGGTGGTGGCAGTTCAAATCGTAACACTTCATCTATTTCTCTCATGTCAGGTTTAGGTTCTTATGCATCTTTGTTTCCAGGACAGTGTAATCCAGTCACCCTGTTTGTTTTTCTGGATGATTTTTCAGATGTGCTTAATCCCACTTCTAATGTAGACGAGTCAACAGATAACTCATTTAACCAATCTTCTAGTTTGAGCAATTTAGCTAGGCCAAGCCTGCCCACAAAAGGTTCTGGTTCAGTTGTTGTGCTAGCTCGCCCTGGAAGTAAATCAGAAGGCGGTTTCAGGAAGAAACTGCAGTCATCTCTTGAAGCACAGATTcgttttttgattaaaaaatgcCGAACACTCACAGGATCTGAAACTCATTCTGCGTCAAGGGGTGGGGGCGTTTCAAGTTCAGCACCTTTATTTTCACTTGATGCATCAAGGGCTGTTTCACTGTTAGACAGATCTACCAACCAGAAAGGTGAATCTCTTGAATTTGCTACTGCCCTTGTGGAAGACGTTTTGAATGGAAAGGCAACCTCAGATTCTCTTTTGCTCGAAAGCCATAGTCAAAATGCAAACAAAGAGGACATTCTATCTGTAAAAGAGTTCATTTACAGGCAGTCTGATATCTTAAGAGGGAGAGGGGGGTTAGTCACTAACACCAACAGTGGCTCAGCTGCTGGTGTTGGTATGGTGGCTGTTGCTGCGGCTGCTGCTGCTGCCTCAGCTGCTTCAGGAAAGACATTTACTACTCCTGAACTTCCAAGTTTGGAGATCTGGTTATCTTCTAGCCAACTTATTCTACAAGGAGTTCTCTCAGCAAAACGTGGATGCATAGATGAAATTGAAATGACTAAAAGGAAACCCCGTCAACGTAACAATGTGCCACCACAGATTGAAGGGATAACTACAAAAGGTGCAGATCCTCTTGACATTGCAGTATCTTGGCTGGAAAGTGGTAAAGAACTAAACATGAAGTTTTCAACTTTGTGGTGTGAAAGAGCCTTGCCGGCTGCTAAGGAGGTTTACTTGAAAGACTTGCCAGCTCTTTATCCAACTTCACTGCATGAAGCCCACTTAGAGAAGACTTTACATGCCTTCCGCTCAATGGTTAAGGGACCTGCAGTGCAACTCTTCACAAAAAAGCTGGAGGATGAATGCACATCTATCTGGAGATCCGGGAGGCAACTATGCGATGCTGTTAGTTTGACAGGAAAACCCTGTATGCACCAGAGACATGATATTGAAACCGGTGGCTCACTTTTAGGGACAGCAGTCAAGCCACATTCTAGTGGATTTGTTTTCCTTCATGCTTGTGCTTGTGGCCGTTCACGGAAGCTGCGTGCTGacccttttgattttgaaaCAGCCAATATTACTTCCAATTGTTTTCCAGACTGTGACAGGTTTCTTCCTGCACTCCAATTACCAAAAATGATCGATGCAGGACCAATTCAACCCCTATCATGGAATTTGATTCGAGTTGGTGGGACAAAGTACTATGAACCTTCTAAAGGCTTACTTCAGAGTGGGTTCCATGCCACTCAAAAGTTTCTTTTGAAatggataatttttttagagaaacatAGAATCCAAAATGGTTCTCCAGTAAGTGCTGTGCAACAGGGTTCTCTAATCAGGTCAAGTATAGACCCCAATGTTGACTTGATTGCCAATGTAGAGATAAAGAAAGCTGGTGCTTTTCAATTGTACCAACGAGACACACACAATACagttgaaaatgaaagaaaacctTTGGAGGATATTAAGTCTGATGATAAAAAAATCAGCTTTGGTAGAGGTCTTCCCAAGTTTACAATGAGAAAACCTTTTTCTGAGGTTGTTGCTGGATCAGCAACAGTTGATTCAGGATTTCCTCCTCTTCAGCAGATGAAACAGCCTTCATTAGGTTCAGAAAAGGGTATCAAGCAAAGTAGTGCTAGGGATAGGAGTGCTGAACAGGTTCATGAAACTGCTGATTTTCAAGGCTCTCAAAAATTGGAAGAATATTCTTCTGTTCTGGAAACCTTAAATGGGAGCAATGCTAATGGCTACACAGGTAGTGACCCATTTTTACAAATAGGTAGTAATTTAATTCCAGTGACCGTAAATGGTGGTGgaaatatcaaattaaacacTTCTTTGAAGCATGTAGCAGTGTATGTTGGATTTGAGCATGAATGCCCCCATGGACATCGTTTTATACTCACGCCACAGCATCTAAATGAACTTGGATCCTCACATTCATTCCCTGAAGATTCCCATTTGTCTGCATCTATGGAAAATTTGGATCACAAAGTGGCAGATCCTCCAAAATTGGGAAAGAATGGTGGACATGGCAAAGGTCATCGACACTCAAATGGGATGGCTGCTACTGCTACAAATAAGCTGAGAAATTTTGATAAGTCAAAAGAGACATTGGCTAATGGCAGTCAGCACTTAGATGCTCTGGTGCAGTTCTCAGGACTAGGAAGGGAACAGAACCAGACATCAATTGGCTCGTCAACACTCCCTAATTCTGTAAAAGATCTTGGAGAAAGCATGCAGTCTGTTAACCTTGATGATGGTGGAGGTGCTTTCTCCCTTTTGAATAGAAATTTACCAATATACATGAACTGCCCACACTGCAAGTTCTCCAAGAATAAGAAGGATCTGTCAAATGTTAAGTTTGCGGGCGCAATATCACAGCTTCAAAGGATTTTTCTG GTCACACCTCCGTTTCCAGTAATCTTAGCAACATGCCCGGTTGTACAGTTTGAG GCATCTTGCCTGCCTCCATCCATTCCAGACCGTGAGAAACAATTGCAGTTCAGCCTTGGATGTCGTGTGATCCTACCACCAGAGAGTTTCCTTACACTTAGACTCCCATTTGTCTATGGTGTACAACTGGAGGATAGAAGTTTGCTTCCTCTTAACCCTTTTGATCATCAGCCCGAACTAACTGCCTGGATTACCAAGGGCACAACATTGCAGATCATGTCCAAGGGAAGCAATCTAGATGAGCAGTTTGGAACGTAA